Part of the Desulfovibrio litoralis DSM 11393 genome, TTTTTTTAAGCGGTTGTGCTGTAAACAATGACTTAAATACACCGAATACACCCAAAGAAGCTCCGCTTATTGTTAACGGAAAAATTTTTCGTCAAAAAATAAAGGTAAATATTGCTAACAATAAAGAAGAGTTAGCTTTTGATGGTATCTTATATCTTGATTCTGATAACAAACTCGCCCGAGTGATTGGACTTGCGTCTATGACAACTTTGTTTGATATTGTTGTAACCCAAGACTCTTTTTATGTTCGCTCCATGCACCCCGGAATGAAGCGTATTAAGGGTTTGGAAAGATATGTGGCGGAATGTGTTCAGGGGCTTTGGCTTTTATCCGATAATAAAGAAAGCGTTGTTGAAGAAAGACAGATTTACACAGATTTCAATAAAAAATTTACAGTATCAATAACAAGCAAGATTGAAAAACAGGTGCAACAGTGAGTATATCAGGGTATATAAAACATAGTCAGTTGGGTGATATTAAAATAACAGACGAAAATAACAACGTAGGAAACTTTTGTTTTCAAGAAGATAGTCCATATTTTGACGGACATTTTCCTGATAACCCTGTGTTGCCGGGCGTTGTTCAAGTGATGTTGGCGGTTTATGTTGCGTCAGTTGATACAAATTTAAAATTAACCAATATTAAACGTTGTAAATTTATGCGTATGATTCGCCCTAAAGAAGAAATAAAGGTTGTGGTTTTTAAAGAGAAAAAAGGCGAACAAAGACTTGCCAAAGCTACCTTGATGATAAAACAAGAAATTTGTGCCACGATAACCTTTGTTCTTGGTTTGAGTTAAAATATGCTAAAAAGATTTCCTTATTTTAAACCTGATTCACCTGATAGTCCACCGCCTTTGTGCTGTAGTGTAAGCCGAAAAGTCAGATTTGAAGAGATTGATCCGCTCAATATTATGTGGCATGGAAGGTATCCGAGTTATCTGGAAGATGCAAGAATAGCTCTTGGAAACAGATATAAAATTGGATATATGGATTTTTATCGCTATAAAATTATTCTTCCGATTAAACAAATGCACATTGACTATCTTGCACCGCTTACCTTTGGTGAAGAGGTTAATATAACCGCCAGATTACATTATAGCGAAGCTGCGAAATTAAATTTTTCTTATGAAATACATGATAGCAATAACTTGCTCTTAACAACAGCATACACGGTACAGCTTCTTTTACAGGCAGAAAATAACGAGCTTTGTTTGGCCTTACCTGATTTTTTTGTGCAGTTTTGTGAAAATTGGAAAAAAGGTCTGTAATGAACATATTACTTATTTCCGTTAATACGGAAGAAGCCCCTTATCCTGTATATCCTTTGGGAATGAGTACTGTGGCTTCTGCTCTCGAGAAAGGTGGTCATAGCGTTTCTCAGGCAGATATGTTGTATGCCAAACAGAATAAATCAGAATATTTAGATAAGAAAATAAAAGAATGTAGCCCTGATGTAATAGGTATCTCTTTAAGAAATATTGATAATGTTGATTATTTTACATCTGAACAACATTGGCAATTAGATTCGTTACGTCTTTTAATTGAAAAAATACGTTTACAGACAACAGCAGCAATAATTTTGGGGGGTGGCGGTTTTTCGATTATGCCCGAAAAGATATTAGAATATTGTAACGCTGATTATGGAATTGTGGGTGAGGGTGAGTTAAGTTTTTGTATTTTATTGGAACAGCTTGAAAAAAACGAAAAGATTTCCAAAATCTTTAAAAGCGATATGCGTTGTAAGGGGGTAGAAATGAATTCTCCCTTATATGACGATTTGTTGTTAGATTTTTATGCACAAGAAAGCGGAGTTTTAAATATTCAAACTAAAAGAGGCTGTCCAAACAACTGTTTATATTGTACTTATCCAATGCTTGAAGGTAGAGTGGTTCGCCCGAGAGAAATAGAGGCAGTTATTGAGGATATTAAGTATATAATACATAGACATAAAGGCTGTGAAATCTTTTTTACCGATGCTGTGTTTAATGATCATAACGGACATTGGTTGACGCTTGTAGAGGCAATGGCAAAAGCTGGTCTTGTTATTCCTTGGACAGCGTTTTTTGAACCAACAGGGCTATCTAAGAGTGAACTTAGTTTGTGTATGCGTACCGGCTTAAAGGCTGTTGAATTTGGAACAGATGCAACAAGCGACGCAACATTAAAGGGTATGAAAAAACGTTTTAATTTTGAAAGTGTTTTAAGCTCTACGAACTTGTGTAATTCGCTAGATTTACCTTCTGCCCATTTTGTTATTTTTGGAGGCCCAAAAGAAACGGAAGCTACTTTAAAAGAAGGTTTAAATAACCTTGATTTACTTACAAACAGTTTAGTCTTTGCTTTTTTAGGTATTCGTATTTATGAAGAAAGTCCTTTGATGCGTTATGCTGTTAACGAAGGTACGATAGAACCTCAAACAAACTGCTTACAACCTCGCTATTATTTTTCACCTCATATAAATGAAGCTGACGCCACTATCATTATAAAAAACCATTTTAGACGCAATAAACTAAGGATATTTCCTCCGGAAAAAGGTCAGGAAAAAATCCATGCTTTACGCAATCTTGGTTATCGTGGTGTATTATGGGATCAGCTTGTTATGCGTAAAAAATGATTTAACTCTTTTGCTTGCAATAACTTCTTCTTGCGTTGACAAAACAATAGGCTTTAGTTAGCATTCTTAAGAGTATTATGCTTTGGTCTCTATAAACAAGGCTAAAAACTATAACATAACTTCACACCCTTAGGAGTGTAGGATGCAAAATGCCTTTGCATAATCAATCTTGTTCCGCTAGTTCTGTCTTAATTGTTATTCCTGTTTATAATCATTCCCAAACCTTACGCAGTGTTGCTGAACGTGTTCTTTGCGAACATCATAATTTGTTGGTCGTTGATGATGGTAGCACCGATTTACCTCCTTTAATTAATAATCAATTTTCAAAAGAACACCCTTTATATGGGCTTAATCTTAATTTTATAAGGCATGACTCAAATAAGGGTAAAGGTGCGGCGATATTGACGGCGGTTAAATACGCAAAAACAATCGGAGCGAGCCATATTATTACTATTGATGCTGATGCACAACATGACCCCTCAGATATCCCTTTGTTTTTAGAAGCAATTAATAAACAACCTCAAACAATTTTTATAGGTGCAAGAAATTTTAACGTTCAAAACATTCCTTTTTCTTCTCGTTTTGGCAGAGCTTTTTCAAACTTTTGGTTTAAAGTACAAACATCTCATAAAACTCAAGACAGCCAATCAGGGTTTAGAGCTTATCCCTTGATAATATTTGACTATATTTCTTTTATGGAAACAAGATACAGCTTTGAAACAGAAGTTCTTGTTAAAAGTGTATGGGCGGGTTTTTCGGTTGCTGATATTCCGATTTCAGTATATTACCCGTCAAAAACAGAGCGTATTTCTCACTTTAAAGCCTTTCAAGATAATCTTAGAATTTCTT contains:
- a CDS encoding 3-hydroxyacyl-ACP dehydratase FabZ family protein, which encodes MSISGYIKHSQLGDIKITDENNNVGNFCFQEDSPYFDGHFPDNPVLPGVVQVMLAVYVASVDTNLKLTNIKRCKFMRMIRPKEEIKVVVFKEKKGEQRLAKATLMIKQEICATITFVLGLS
- a CDS encoding acyl-CoA thioesterase, with the protein product MLKRFPYFKPDSPDSPPPLCCSVSRKVRFEEIDPLNIMWHGRYPSYLEDARIALGNRYKIGYMDFYRYKIILPIKQMHIDYLAPLTFGEEVNITARLHYSEAAKLNFSYEIHDSNNLLLTTAYTVQLLLQAENNELCLALPDFFVQFCENWKKGL
- a CDS encoding lipid biosynthesis B12-binding/radical SAM protein produces the protein MNILLISVNTEEAPYPVYPLGMSTVASALEKGGHSVSQADMLYAKQNKSEYLDKKIKECSPDVIGISLRNIDNVDYFTSEQHWQLDSLRLLIEKIRLQTTAAIILGGGGFSIMPEKILEYCNADYGIVGEGELSFCILLEQLEKNEKISKIFKSDMRCKGVEMNSPLYDDLLLDFYAQESGVLNIQTKRGCPNNCLYCTYPMLEGRVVRPREIEAVIEDIKYIIHRHKGCEIFFTDAVFNDHNGHWLTLVEAMAKAGLVIPWTAFFEPTGLSKSELSLCMRTGLKAVEFGTDATSDATLKGMKKRFNFESVLSSTNLCNSLDLPSAHFVIFGGPKETEATLKEGLNNLDLLTNSLVFAFLGIRIYEESPLMRYAVNEGTIEPQTNCLQPRYYFSPHINEADATIIIKNHFRRNKLRIFPPEKGQEKIHALRNLGYRGVLWDQLVMRKK
- a CDS encoding DUF2062 domain-containing protein produces the protein MPLHNQSCSASSVLIVIPVYNHSQTLRSVAERVLCEHHNLLVVDDGSTDLPPLINNQFSKEHPLYGLNLNFIRHDSNKGKGAAILTAVKYAKTIGASHIITIDADAQHDPSDIPLFLEAINKQPQTIFIGARNFNVQNIPFSSRFGRAFSNFWFKVQTSHKTQDSQSGFRAYPLIIFDYISFMETRYSFETEVLVKSVWAGFSVADIPISVYYPSKTERISHFKAFQDNLRISLLNTYLTFRSILPWPHKQYAVKENGVVTLLRPMQSLKLLLQRDETPLKLAYSAAVGMGIGTLAIFGLHSILIILITGGLRLSKIMGLSISQLCMPPIVPLLCIELGYFLRYGAFLTNVSWAELEVNLLDRVYEWILGSLVLAPVLAVIMGLVVWIISKHIQNNLIEKAKEPTIENNDCVQSEIKPYE